The following proteins are encoded in a genomic region of Dioscorea cayenensis subsp. rotundata cultivar TDr96_F1 chromosome 8, TDr96_F1_v2_PseudoChromosome.rev07_lg8_w22 25.fasta, whole genome shotgun sequence:
- the LOC120267795 gene encoding glucan endo-1,3-beta-glucosidase 2-like, whose product MEKKLAFIHGLLMVECCLVIIAMGARMQQKSEAGNPIQTLSPPEGNTTFVEGTTWCIALPGVSQADLQKALDWACGSGNTDCSPVRQGGPCFEPDNIVSHASYAFNNYYQQNGNSDIACNFGGTATIINRNPSYGSCVYPSSEQTSESLQLSSRSIWRIWGTLLMVLCLNVFALM is encoded by the exons ATGGAGAAAAAGTTGGCGTTCATCCATGGCCTTCTCATGGTGGAATGCTGTTTGG TTATTATTGCTATGGGAGCAAGAATGCAGCAGAAATCAGAAGCCGGAAATCCAATACAAACTCTATCTCCGCCGGAGGGCAACACAACGTTTGTCGAAGGCACGACATGGTGCATTGCCTTGCCCGGTGTCTCACAAGCCGATCTCCAAAAAGCATTGGATTGGGCTTGTGGTTCAGGTAACACAGATTGTTCCCCTGTCCGCCAAGGCGGCCCCTGCTTCGAACCCGATAATATTGTTTCCCATGCCTCCTATGCCTTCAATAACTACTATCAACAGAATGGCAATTCCGACATTGCTTGCAACTTCGGCGGCACTGCAACTATCATCAACCGAAATCCAA GTTATGGTTCATGTGTGTATCCTTCCTCTGA GCAAACTTCAGAATCACTGCAGCTGAGCTCAAGAAGTATATGGAGGATTTGGGGAACTCTGTTGATGGTATTGTGCTTAAATGTCTTTGCATTGATGTGA
- the LOC120266688 gene encoding protein DETOXIFICATION 41-like, producing the protein MAMGEDVENGVTRQGLLVDIEETSRASEELLVWEPVLWNTKWRLAVWEFKNLGTLSWATVVITMFNFMLNLITLMFVGHFGALALAGASVTNAGIRALAFGIMPSPIYTS; encoded by the exons ATGGCGATGGGCGAGGACGTGGAGAACGGAGTGACACGGCAGGGGTTGCTGGTGGACATCGAGGAGACGTCAAGAGCGTCAGAGGAGTTGCTCGTATGGGAACCGGTGCTGTGGAACACCAAGTGGCGTTTGGCCGTGTGGGAGTTCAAGAATCTCGGCACGTTGTCTTGGGCCACGGTCGTCATCACTATGTTCAATTTCATGCTGAATCTTATCACGCTGATGTTTGTTGGCCATTTTGGTGCTCTTGCTCTTGCTGGAGCTTCAGTTACTAATGCTGGCATTCGAGCCCTTGCTTTCGGCATTATG CCATCACCTATTTATACAAGCTAA
- the LOC120266525 gene encoding photosystem I reaction center subunit psaK, chloroplastic produces the protein MASKLASPTAVMASIPQFNGLKAQAPSMVSLPSLQKRGNGGALGARCGFIGSPTNIIMITTTSLMLFAGRFGLAPSANRKATAGLKLEARDSGLQTGDPAGFTLADTLACGTVGHIMGVGTVLGLKSLGVL, from the exons ATGGCTTCCAAGCTTGCATCTCCCACTGCAGTCATGGCCTCAATTCCACAATTCAATGGCCTCAAAGCTCAAGCACCATCAATG GTGAGCTTGCCATCACTTCAGAAGAGAGGAAATGGAGGTGCTCTTGGTGCTCGTTGTGGCTTCATTGGCTCACCAACCAACATA ATTATGATCACTACGACGAGCTTGATGTTATTTGCTGGGAGGTTTGGGTTGGCACCGTCGGCGAACAGGAAGGCGACGGCTGGGCTGAAGCTGGAGGCACGTGATTCCGGCCTGCAGACTGGAGACCCTGCCGGATTCACCTTGGCAGACACCTTAGCTTGTGGAACTGTAGGCCACATTATGGGTGTTGGCACTGTTTTGGGTCTCAAAAGTCTGGGTGTCCTTTAA